One Patescibacteria group bacterium DNA segment encodes these proteins:
- a CDS encoding MBL fold metallo-hydrolase gives MQPPKKLLTIIITLILLALGLGGYVWIVENQQTNLEVIALDIGQGDAILIKTPYRQNILIDGGPDNSVVRGIDGNLPFWRRRIDLMILTHPDADHVTGLVEVLERYPVERVMSTGVVHTLPAYIEWLEIIKDEQIPMDIARAPMKVEFGDDLWLEIIYPWEDYVGINVEDNNETSIVVKLIYGETSFLLTGDATIKSEEEMLSAGIDVNSDVLKVGHHGSKGSTCLEFAQAVEPEYAVISVGADNRFGHPNLRVLKNLEAVGAIILRTDKTGDIILVSDGETVSY, from the coding sequence ATGCAACCCCCTAAAAAACTCCTTACAATAATCATCACCCTCATCCTCCTCGCCCTAGGCCTTGGCGGTTATGTTTGGATTGTAGAAAACCAACAGACGAATTTAGAAGTCATCGCTTTAGACATCGGCCAGGGCGATGCGATTTTGATTAAGACGCCTTATCGCCAGAATATTTTGATTGATGGCGGGCCGGATAATAGTGTGGTGCGGGGAATTGATGGGAATTTGCCTTTTTGGCGGCGGCGGATTGATTTGATGATTTTGACGCATCCGGATGCAGACCATGTGACCGGGCTGGTGGAGGTGTTAGAGCGATATCCTGTGGAGCGGGTGATGAGCACTGGGGTAGTGCATACCTTGCCGGCCTATATTGAGTGGTTAGAAATTATTAAGGATGAGCAAATACCTATGGATATTGCTCGAGCGCCGATGAAGGTGGAATTTGGTGATGACCTATGGCTGGAAATTATTTATCCTTGGGAAGATTACGTGGGAATTAATGTAGAGGATAATAACGAGACCTCAATTGTGGTTAAGTTAATTTATGGAGAAACTTCGTTTTTATTGACTGGTGACGCGACAATTAAATCAGAAGAAGAGATGTTGAGCGCGGGCATTGATGTAAATTCAGATGTTTTGAAAGTCGGGCACCATGGAAGCAAGGGGTCAACTTGTCTGGAGTTTGCGCAAGCAGTGGAGCCAGAATATGCCGTGATTTCAGTTGGAGCGGATAATAGGTTTGGGCATCCGAATCTGCGGGTTTTAAAGAATTTAGAAGCAGTAGGAGCCATTATTCTACGCACTGACAAGACAGGAGACATTATATTAGTGAGTGATGGGGAAACCGTGAGCTATTGA
- a CDS encoding response regulator: MPTQESQKKVLIIEDEDMLSDMYKVKFEKEKFQFLRATEGSEGLEMAKREKPDVILLDVIMPKMDGFAVLQALKADSATKSARVILLTNLGQDEDIQKGKDMGADDYLVKANFTPTQVVEKVRMLLGRK, translated from the coding sequence ATGCCCACACAAGAATCCCAAAAGAAAGTTTTAATAATTGAAGATGAAGATATGCTCTCGGATATGTATAAAGTCAAGTTTGAAAAGGAGAAGTTCCAATTTTTAAGAGCCACAGAAGGATCTGAAGGACTTGAGATGGCAAAAAGGGAGAAACCCGACGTTATTTTATTAGATGTGATTATGCCAAAAATGGATGGCTTTGCGGTTCTACAAGCATTGAAAGCTGATAGCGCTACCAAGAGTGCCAGGGTAATTTTGCTGACTAATCTGGGCCAGGATGAGGATATCCAGAAAGGCAAAGACATGGGCGCTGACGATTATTTGGTAAAAGCTAATTTTACGCCCACACAAGTAGTGGAAAAGGTCAGGATGTTATTGGGCCGGAAATAA
- a CDS encoding nucleoside monophosphate kinase: MKNYEKEFPLKGTKVKGITKKFDFSDPIDRREYFNKKADKEIKLLKKYFDDGNTFIAYFLGKKGSGKGTYAKMMIEIFGEERIGHISVGDIVRAAHKGLEDEDKKKEIIDYLSKNYRGYISVEQAMEALLSRDTKTLLPTEFILTLVKKEIDRLERKILFIDGFPRDLDQVSYSLYFRDLINYREDPDVFVAIDIPEIVIDERMKNRVVCPKCQTPRNLKLLATKQAGYDEKKKKFYLMCDNPACDKARMGAKEGDSLGIEAVRDRLELDDSLIDKIFTLHGIPKVLLRNAVPVDFAKDNFDDYEITPEYVYECDESNKRVKISEKPWILKDDQGNDAYSLMPPAVVLSLIKQLVKVLEIS, translated from the coding sequence ATGAAAAATTATGAGAAAGAGTTTCCTTTGAAGGGAACCAAGGTAAAAGGCATTACTAAAAAATTTGACTTTAGCGATCCAATTGACAGACGAGAATATTTCAATAAGAAAGCGGATAAAGAGATCAAACTATTAAAGAAATATTTTGATGATGGCAATACTTTTATAGCTTATTTTTTGGGCAAAAAGGGTTCTGGCAAGGGAACTTATGCCAAAATGATGATTGAAATATTTGGTGAGGAAAGAATCGGTCATATTTCGGTGGGTGATATTGTCCGGGCTGCTCATAAGGGCCTGGAAGATGAAGACAAGAAAAAAGAAATAATCGATTATTTAAGTAAAAATTATCGCGGTTATATCTCGGTTGAGCAGGCCATGGAAGCTCTGCTGAGCCGGGATACAAAGACCCTTTTGCCAACCGAGTTTATCTTAACCTTAGTTAAAAAAGAGATTGACAGGCTGGAAAGGAAAATACTTTTTATTGATGGTTTCCCTCGCGATTTGGACCAAGTTTCTTATTCCTTGTATTTTCGGGATTTAATTAATTACCGGGAAGATCCTGATGTTTTTGTGGCGATTGATATACCAGAAATTGTGATTGATGAGCGGATGAAGAACCGCGTAGTTTGTCCCAAGTGCCAAACTCCGCGAAACTTAAAACTTTTAGCAACTAAGCAGGCAGGTTATGATGAGAAGAAGAAAAAATTTTATCTGATGTGTGATAACCCCGCGTGCGATAAGGCGAGAATGGGAGCTAAAGAAGGGGATAGCCTAGGAATTGAAGCGGTTAGGGACCGATTAGAGCTTGATGATTCATTGATTGATAAAATTTTTACTTTACATGGTATTCCCAAAGTACTTTTAAGAAATGCAGTACCAGTTGACTTTGCAAAAGATAATTTTGATGATTATGAGATTACCCCAGAATATGTTTATGAATGTGATGAGAGTAATAAAAGAGTGAAAATATCAGAAAAACCCTGGATTTTGAAAGATGACCAAGGCAATGATGCGTATAGTTTGATGCCGCCGGCAGTAGTGCTTTCACTAATTAAACAGTTGGTTAAAGTTTTAGAAATTAGCTAA
- a CDS encoding 2-isopropylmalate synthase — protein sequence MVTEKVYVFDTSLRDGEQAAGSRLGAREKLGIAQQLARLRVDIIEAGFPVSSPGEFEAVRLIAQKVEGPVICALARALPDDIIRAADAVRNAYSPRIHTFIGTSPQHMDMLKRPPHAILGMAVESVERARSFCEDVEFSPMDATRTEFDYLCEVIEAAIGAGATIINIPDTVGYAQPQQFGALIKDILRNISNIQGIVLSVHCHNDLGLAVANTLAAVDNGARQVECTINGIGERAGNAALEEVVMAIRTRRDYYSDVATGIDTREIVRASRLVADAFGMIVPANKAIVGANAFAHSSGIHQDGFLKNPETFEIIKPEDVGLDASKIVLTARSGRHALQHRLEQLGYYLSDEELGGFYETQFLPLSDKKKEVYDEDLIAMMGDEMQDISETYHLKYLHTSGGTGAIPTATVQIQIRDEVRQKAECGDGPVDATFKAIQAVVNLPTTLQQYAIRSVTSGTEAMGEVTVHLKEDGNVVIGRGVSTDIIEASAKAYIDGLNKLAVRKKASVE from the coding sequence ATGGTTACTGAAAAAGTCTATGTATTTGACACTAGCCTAAGAGACGGCGAACAGGCCGCTGGCAGTCGGTTGGGTGCCAGAGAGAAGTTGGGTATTGCCCAGCAGTTAGCTCGTTTGAGAGTTGACATCATTGAAGCTGGCTTTCCTGTTTCTTCACCTGGAGAATTTGAAGCGGTGCGGTTGATTGCTCAAAAAGTAGAAGGGCCTGTTATCTGCGCTTTGGCTAGGGCGTTGCCGGATGACATCATTAGAGCGGCTGACGCGGTTAGAAATGCATATAGCCCCCGTATCCACACTTTCATTGGCACTTCTCCCCAGCATATGGATATGTTAAAGAGGCCGCCGCATGCCATTTTGGGAATGGCAGTTGAATCTGTGGAGCGAGCAAGGTCGTTCTGTGAGGATGTAGAATTTTCTCCAATGGATGCCACGCGCACCGAGTTTGATTATCTTTGCGAGGTAATTGAGGCCGCAATCGGGGCCGGGGCAACAATTATTAATATTCCTGATACAGTTGGCTATGCCCAACCCCAGCAATTTGGCGCCTTAATAAAAGACATTTTGAGGAACATTTCCAATATCCAAGGAATCGTCTTAAGCGTTCATTGCCATAATGATTTGGGTTTGGCGGTAGCTAACACCTTGGCCGCTGTTGATAATGGGGCGCGCCAGGTGGAGTGCACCATCAATGGCATTGGCGAGCGCGCCGGGAACGCCGCTTTGGAAGAGGTGGTTATGGCCATACGGACTCGGCGGGATTATTATTCTGATGTGGCTACTGGCATTGATACTCGCGAAATTGTTAGGGCCAGTCGTTTGGTAGCTGATGCTTTTGGTATGATTGTCCCCGCAAATAAGGCAATTGTTGGTGCTAATGCTTTTGCCCATAGTTCTGGCATTCACCAGGATGGTTTCCTAAAGAATCCTGAAACTTTTGAGATTATAAAGCCAGAAGATGTGGGTCTGGATGCGAGTAAAATTGTACTGACCGCCCGGTCAGGCCGCCATGCTCTGCAACATCGATTAGAACAGCTGGGTTACTATCTCTCTGATGAGGAGTTGGGGGGATTCTACGAAACGCAGTTTTTACCTCTATCTGATAAAAAGAAAGAGGTTTATGACGAGGACCTAATAGCGATGATGGGTGATGAGATGCAGGATATTTCGGAAACTTATCACCTAAAATATTTGCATACCTCTGGTGGCACTGGCGCAATTCCGACAGCTACCGTCCAGATTCAAATCAGAGATGAAGTTAGACAAAAGGCTGAGTGCGGCGATGGTCCAGTGGATGCGACTTTTAAGGCCATCCAGGCGGTTGTCAATCTGCCGACTACTCTGCAGCAATATGCAATCAGGTCAGTGACCAGTGGTACCGAAGCCATGGGTGAGGTTACGGTCCATTTAAAGGAAGACGGTAATGTAGTGATTGGTCGCGGCGTTTCCACGGACATTATTGAGGCCAGCGCTAAGGCCTACATAGATGGATTAAACAAACTAGCCGTTCGCAAGAAGGCGAGTGTTGAGTAA
- the cimA gene encoding citramalate synthase: MVTIFDTTLRDGSQAEGISFSVEDKLAIAKRLDDLGVHYIEGGWPNPTNPKDLEFFVRVKELGLKNAKATAFGSTRRAKNTPEKDPILQTLLKAKTQTIALFGKSWDLHVWEVLRLKGPEGLETNLHMIRDSVAFLRSAGREVIYDAEHFFDGYKANPVYALRTLEAALKGGASILVLCDTNGGCLPGEIRPIIADVFKHFGDTPIGIHTHNDSGCAEANIFEAVRLGVCHVQGTINGYGERCGNANLCTVIPTLKLKMGIDCISREGLEDLTELSHFVSEIANVAPDHRQPYVGASAFAHKGGAHADGVVKNSRSFEHIEPELVGNERRFLASDQAGTALVAKYLEQFGYVVDKKDERVVSLLTELKQREAHGYAYEAADGSFELLARRVMGDYTQPFKTIAFRAEVGQYENDQLSSEAIVEVSVDGRQEHTVAKGDGPIHALDNALRKALEKFYPQLKEVYLRDYKVRVLSNSNDDGTAATVRVLIESSDGKRVWSTVGASENIIEASWEALVDSFSYKLLKDRPPAQAV; this comes from the coding sequence ATGGTTACAATTTTTGACACAACCTTAAGAGACGGGTCTCAAGCCGAAGGCATCTCATTTTCAGTTGAGGACAAGCTGGCGATTGCTAAACGATTAGACGACCTTGGCGTGCATTACATCGAGGGCGGCTGGCCCAACCCAACTAATCCCAAGGATCTGGAGTTTTTTGTTCGTGTTAAAGAGTTGGGTTTGAAAAACGCGAAAGCCACTGCTTTTGGCAGTACTCGGCGGGCCAAGAACACACCGGAAAAAGATCCGATTCTCCAGACTTTGCTCAAAGCCAAAACCCAAACAATCGCTCTATTTGGCAAAAGCTGGGATTTGCATGTTTGGGAGGTGTTAAGGCTTAAGGGGCCGGAGGGGCTAGAGACAAATCTGCATATGATCAGAGATTCCGTAGCTTTTTTGCGATCAGCGGGGCGGGAAGTTATTTATGATGCCGAGCACTTTTTTGATGGCTACAAAGCAAACCCAGTTTATGCCCTCCGGACATTGGAAGCGGCCCTGAAAGGCGGGGCAAGCATCCTTGTTTTATGTGATACTAATGGCGGTTGTCTGCCTGGCGAGATTAGGCCGATTATCGCAGATGTGTTTAAACATTTTGGGGATACTCCCATCGGTATCCATACCCATAATGACAGTGGCTGTGCCGAAGCTAATATTTTCGAAGCAGTAAGGCTGGGTGTTTGTCATGTTCAGGGGACTATTAATGGCTATGGAGAACGGTGTGGAAATGCAAACCTTTGCACTGTAATCCCAACCCTAAAACTCAAGATGGGCATAGATTGTATTAGCAGAGAAGGATTAGAGGATCTAACAGAACTCTCTCACTTTGTGAGCGAGATTGCTAATGTGGCGCCTGATCATCGCCAACCCTATGTGGGCGCCAGCGCTTTTGCCCACAAAGGAGGCGCCCACGCAGATGGGGTAGTCAAAAATTCTCGTTCCTTTGAACATATTGAGCCGGAACTGGTAGGCAATGAACGGCGCTTTTTAGCTTCGGACCAAGCAGGCACGGCGCTTGTTGCTAAATATTTAGAGCAGTTTGGGTATGTTGTTGATAAAAAGGATGAACGTGTTGTCAGTCTGTTGACCGAGTTAAAGCAACGGGAAGCCCATGGTTATGCCTATGAAGCCGCTGACGGTTCTTTTGAGCTTTTAGCTCGGCGGGTGATGGGCGATTACACCCAACCTTTTAAGACCATTGCTTTTCGGGCAGAAGTGGGTCAATATGAAAATGACCAGCTATCCTCCGAGGCTATTGTTGAGGTGAGCGTGGATGGCCGGCAGGAGCATACCGTAGCCAAGGGGGATGGCCCCATCCATGCCCTGGACAATGCGCTCCGAAAGGCGTTAGAGAAGTTTTATCCCCAACTTAAAGAAGTGTATCTTAGAGATTATAAAGTGCGCGTGTTGTCTAATAGCAACGATGATGGAACCGCGGCGACTGTGCGGGTGTTGATTGAATCTTCGGATGGTAAAAGGGTTTGGAGCACAGTCGGAGCCTCGGAAAATATTATTGAGGCTAGTTGGGAGGCGTTAGTAGATAGTTTTAGCTATAAGTTGCTGAAAGACAGGCCACCAGCTCAAGCGGTCTAA
- a CDS encoding prephenate dehydratase: protein MTIIGISGARGSFSEQAAREYVRTNNISDFRLEYLISAENVLTTLNQGKIDLGIFPIENSNGGVVLEAIYAMSKHIFNIKNIFEIPVIHCLLVAPGTKKETIAKIASHPQAIKQCKMYLKRIWPKAGLEERDDTAHAAEDLKNKVLSATTAVIAPESCAKLYNLEILEKGIQDLKFNYTSFLAVKK from the coding sequence ATGACTATTATCGGCATTTCCGGCGCTCGCGGCAGTTTTTCCGAGCAAGCGGCCCGAGAATACGTCAGAACAAACAATATAAGCGATTTCCGGCTGGAATATCTGATTTCCGCGGAAAATGTGCTTACAACACTTAACCAAGGCAAAATTGACCTTGGTATTTTTCCAATTGAAAACTCCAATGGGGGAGTCGTGCTTGAAGCCATTTATGCTATGAGCAAACACATCTTTAACATCAAAAATATTTTTGAGATTCCGGTGATTCACTGCTTGCTCGTGGCTCCTGGAACTAAAAAAGAAACTATCGCCAAAATCGCCTCCCATCCCCAAGCTATCAAACAATGTAAAATGTATCTAAAAAGAATCTGGCCAAAAGCAGGGCTGGAAGAACGCGATGATACAGCGCATGCGGCTGAAGATCTAAAAAACAAAGTCCTGTCCGCTACGACCGCAGTCATTGCTCCAGAATCCTGCGCAAAACTTTATAATTTGGAAATTTTAGAAAAGGGGATTCAGGATTTGAAATTTAATTATACCTCATTTCTGGCAGTGAAAAAATAA
- the rpmB gene encoding 50S ribosomal protein L28, with protein MSKICDICGKKPKTSISRSHSNIATKRKLYPNLQTKRIDGKKLKVCTRCIKTLNKKAV; from the coding sequence ATGTCTAAAATCTGCGACATCTGCGGCAAAAAACCAAAGACTTCAATTTCCCGGAGCCATTCTAACATTGCCACCAAACGCAAACTTTACCCCAATCTTCAAACCAAGCGGATTGATGGAAAAAAACTGAAAGTGTGTACGCGGTGTATTAAAACCTTGAATAAAAAGGCTGTTTAG
- a CDS encoding site-2 protease family protein, whose product MVTTISIFFLIVIIFSAIIHEYAHGWMAWKLGDSTAKDMGRLTLNPLAHIDMYGTILVPLLLWISQTGFIVGWAKPVPYNPYNLRNPKRDSALVAIAGPAANIITALVFGLAVRFLPMTDFIALLSIVVYANVLLAVFNLVPIPPLDGSKVLFAVLPDSLNNIKMFLSRYGFFILLIFIFFGFRLIIPPILFIYSLFVGGGGIF is encoded by the coding sequence ATGGTCACCACGATTTCCATATTTTTCCTTATCGTAATAATCTTTTCCGCTATTATCCATGAATACGCGCATGGCTGGATGGCTTGGAAGCTGGGTGATTCAACTGCCAAGGATATGGGTCGCTTAACGCTTAATCCTTTGGCGCATATTGATATGTATGGAACGATTTTAGTGCCTTTGCTTTTATGGATTTCCCAAACCGGGTTTATTGTTGGCTGGGCCAAACCAGTGCCTTATAATCCTTATAATTTAAGAAACCCTAAACGCGACTCTGCTCTGGTGGCCATTGCCGGACCTGCGGCCAATATTATAACTGCTCTAGTGTTTGGTCTCGCAGTTCGGTTTTTGCCAATGACTGATTTTATTGCCTTGCTTTCTATCGTGGTTTATGCTAATGTTCTCTTAGCAGTATTTAATTTGGTTCCGATACCACCGCTTGACGGCTCTAAAGTTCTTTTTGCGGTATTGCCAGATTCTCTGAACAATATAAAAATGTTTTTATCGCGCTATGGTTTCTTTATTTTACTGATTTTCATCTTTTTTGGTTTTAGGTTGATTATCCCACCCATCCTTTTCATTTATTCATTATTTGTTGGCGGCGGCGGTATTTTTTGA
- the rpsL gene encoding 30S ribosomal protein S12 produces the protein MPTIHQLIKKPRKSKSKRSKTPALETVLDTLKRKRTKLPKGSPFKRGVCLKVTTVTPTKPNSALRKIARVRLSNGMEVTAYIPGEGHNLQEHSIVMIRGGRVKDLPGVRYHVVRGRYDTQGVANRKQGRSLYGVKKPLDVAGGTQAAAGAKEKPGEGEK, from the coding sequence ATGCCGACAATTCATCAGTTAATTAAAAAACCCAGGAAAAGCAAATCAAAAAGAAGCAAGACTCCAGCCCTGGAGACGGTTTTAGATACGCTTAAAAGAAAAAGGACTAAATTGCCAAAAGGCAGTCCGTTTAAGCGCGGCGTTTGTTTGAAAGTAACAACCGTAACTCCCACAAAACCAAACTCGGCCTTGCGCAAGATTGCCAGGGTCCGCCTTTCCAATGGTATGGAAGTAACCGCCTATATTCCGGGTGAAGGCCATAACTTGCAAGAACACTCGATTGTTATGATTCGCGGCGGCCGGGTTAAAGATTTGCCGGGTGTGCGATATCACGTTGTTCGAGGTCGCTATGATACTCAAGGCGTGGCCAACCGGAAACAAGGGAGAAGTTTGTATGGAGTGAAAAAGCCTTTGGATGTTGCGGGTGGGACGCAGGCAGCGGCCGGCGCGAAGGAAAAGCCGGGGGAGGGAGAAAAATAG
- the rpsG gene encoding 30S ribosomal protein S7 codes for MRGKPAPKRKIKSDPKHNSATVAKFINHIMQRGKKTVAQKIVYGAFDLIAQKTKKDPLDIFKKALENISPEVEVRGRRIGGANYQIPMEVNPDRRMTLGMRWILTAARARKGKPMAERLAMELQDAAQNQGAAFKKKQDTYRMAQANKAFAHFGRPRRKK; via the coding sequence ATGCGTGGTAAACCAGCGCCTAAGCGCAAAATTAAATCAGATCCAAAACATAATTCCGCCACTGTGGCTAAGTTTATTAACCATATTATGCAGCGGGGTAAAAAGACCGTAGCGCAGAAAATTGTCTATGGCGCTTTTGATCTTATAGCTCAAAAAACCAAAAAAGACCCTTTAGATATTTTTAAAAAAGCTTTAGAAAATATTAGTCCAGAAGTGGAAGTTAGAGGCCGCCGGATTGGCGGGGCTAATTATCAGATACCAATGGAAGTCAACCCAGACCGGCGAATGACCCTTGGTATGCGTTGGATTCTTACGGCGGCCAGAGCGCGCAAGGGCAAGCCAATGGCGGAAAGATTGGCTATGGAATTGCAAGATGCGGCGCAAAACCAAGGCGCGGCGTTTAAGAAAAAGCAGGATACTTATCGGATGGCCCAGGCGAATAAGGCGTTTGCGCATTTCGGACGGCCGAGGCGGAAGAAGTGA
- a CDS encoding type II toxin-antitoxin system RelE/ParE family toxin encodes MIVHREPRFIRAYQKLPDYIREDFDKKIIIFENNPGDPRLRTHKLGGKLRECFSFYLRDGFRVYFEFLGKSEVDLLYVGPHNGYRRWR; translated from the coding sequence ATGATTGTTCACAGAGAGCCGAGATTTATCAGGGCTTACCAGAAATTGCCAGATTATATTAGAGAAGATTTTGATAAAAAGATAATAATTTTTGAAAATAATCCAGGGGATCCGAGACTACGCACTCATAAATTAGGAGGTAAGCTTCGGGAATGTTTTTCTTTTTATTTGCGTGATGGTTTTAGAGTATATTTTGAATTTTTAGGAAAAAGCGAAGTTGATTTACTTTATGTGGGGCCTCACAATGGTTATAGGAGATGGAGATGA
- a CDS encoding GerMN domain-containing protein, producing the protein MKKIIFLTILVFSLVLSGCILENIEVNEDKGQPVAGDEQEDEMVDTEEPQDEEDDMTTEIKVYFIDKQVAVERDCATVVEFAREIPSTEAIGAAAVNEMIKGPSMKEEGVASNAVPTGTKLLSLEIRDGAAYAHFSKELQNYGGGSCAVSAIRAQIESTLKQFPTVDSVVISVEGVLQEEVLQP; encoded by the coding sequence ATGAAAAAAATCATCTTTTTAACAATTTTAGTATTCAGCCTGGTTTTGAGTGGTTGTATTTTAGAGAATATTGAAGTTAATGAAGACAAAGGACAGCCAGTTGCGGGTGATGAGCAAGAAGATGAAATGGTAGATACAGAAGAGCCGCAGGATGAGGAAGATGATATGACAACGGAAATTAAAGTTTATTTTATTGATAAACAGGTTGCCGTTGAAAGAGATTGTGCAACGGTAGTAGAATTTGCCAGGGAGATTCCTTCTACGGAAGCGATAGGAGCGGCTGCAGTTAATGAGATGATAAAGGGGCCGAGTATGAAGGAGGAGGGGGTTGCTAGTAATGCTGTTCCCACAGGGACTAAGTTGTTAAGTTTAGAGATAAGAGATGGTGCTGCTTATGCTCATTTTTCAAAGGAGTTGCAGAATTACGGCGGCGGTTCTTGTGCGGTAAGTGCTATAAGGGCCCAGATAGAAAGCACGCTTAAACAGTTTCCAACAGTGGATAGTGTAGTAATTTCTGTTGAGGGCGTGCTCCAGGAAGAAGTTTTACAGCCGTAA